From a region of the Cenarchaeum symbiont of Oopsacas minuta genome:
- a CDS encoding proteasome endopeptidase complex protein, proteasome beta subunit, producing the protein MRYWAIGCRHRYKLDKKLFKRVADLSIYLGDFLSNNVEEKILHGTTTVGIKASDGVVLCADMRASAGYFIANNNTMKIQQLDDHAGLTLAGGVADAQNITDTLRYHAGLHRIQKQDVIPIRALARLTSLMFHQNRGYPFIADILIGGYDANGPSLYNIDMFGSVEAKPYVTTGSGSPVAYGLLEEEYTPDMSVEDAKKVAMRAVKAAIVRNIGTGDGINVAIATKDGFSLLTREQKKSIITL; encoded by the coding sequence ATGCGATATTGGGCGATCGGATGTAGGCATCGATATAAACTAGACAAAAAGTTATTTAAAAGGGTAGCAGATCTGTCGATATATCTAGGTGATTTTTTGTCTAATAATGTTGAAGAAAAAATACTACACGGCACAACGACGGTCGGAATAAAGGCCTCCGACGGAGTCGTTTTATGCGCCGATATGAGAGCTAGTGCTGGATATTTTATCGCAAACAACAATACGATGAAGATACAACAACTTGACGATCACGCTGGACTGACGCTTGCAGGAGGCGTGGCAGACGCTCAAAATATCACAGATACACTTCGTTATCATGCAGGTCTGCACCGCATACAAAAACAGGATGTAATTCCTATACGTGCTCTAGCAAGACTGACCTCTTTAATGTTCCATCAAAACCGTGGATATCCGTTTATAGCAGATATTTTGATCGGCGGATATGATGCAAACGGTCCATCATTATACAATATCGACATGTTTGGATCCGTAGAAGCAAAACCGTATGTTACAACTGGAAGTGGATCACCTGTGGCGTATGGACTCTTGGAGGAAGAATATACACCAGACATGTCTGTAGAAGATGCTAAAAAAGTAGCAATGCGAGCAGTAAAGGCTGCCATTGTACGCAACATCGGAACTGGTGATGGCATAAACGTAGCCATTGCAACAAAGGACGGGTTTAGTTTATTGACCCGTGAACAGAAAAAATCAATAATTACACTCTAG
- a CDS encoding glycerol-1-phosphate dehydrogenase has product MGEIGEFLSSLTSTSIISVVTGPHVGELVRQEFEESLSKSGKRCRWHVARGSDEESMKDMQSQMAKDVGGLIVGIGGGRAVDTAKMIGYGLHTPFVSVPTAASHDGIASPFVSVKAGQKPHSIVASAPLGVFVDIGIIEKAPPRLLASGCGDLIANIIAVHDWQLGRDKTGEYYGRYSASLALLSARIVMEEAEMFAKDGLDARIIVEALISAGVAACIAGSSRPCSGSEHLFSHALDRLAPGVGLHGEKCGIGSIMMAKLQNQDWKKIADTLRCVGAPTDASGIGLEKDLLVDALVEAQQMRPERYTILKKVKMTPEKALNLAKETSVL; this is encoded by the coding sequence ATGGGTGAGATCGGAGAGTTTCTCTCCTCGTTGACTAGTACTAGTATAATATCTGTCGTGACTGGCCCCCATGTGGGAGAACTAGTACGACAAGAATTTGAAGAATCGCTCTCAAAGTCGGGTAAGAGGTGTAGATGGCACGTTGCGAGAGGTAGCGATGAGGAGTCTATGAAAGATATGCAGTCACAGATGGCAAAAGATGTTGGGGGCCTTATCGTCGGTATCGGAGGAGGGCGTGCTGTCGATACTGCAAAGATGATAGGTTATGGGTTGCATACCCCGTTTGTAAGTGTCCCGACTGCTGCATCTCACGATGGAATTGCAAGTCCGTTTGTCTCTGTAAAAGCAGGACAAAAACCACACTCTATAGTTGCAAGTGCTCCACTTGGAGTCTTTGTAGACATTGGAATAATTGAAAAAGCACCTCCAAGACTGTTGGCAAGCGGATGTGGAGATCTCATCGCCAACATTATCGCCGTACACGATTGGCAGCTTGGACGAGACAAAACTGGCGAGTATTATGGACGATATTCAGCAAGTCTTGCTCTGTTGAGTGCACGCATTGTGATGGAAGAAGCAGAGATGTTTGCAAAAGACGGATTGGATGCAAGGATCATAGTAGAGGCGCTAATCAGTGCTGGCGTGGCAGCATGTATTGCTGGTAGTAGTAGACCATGCTCGGGTTCAGAACATCTCTTTTCACATGCACTTGACAGACTAGCTCCTGGCGTAGGACTGCATGGTGAAAAATGTGGTATTGGATCTATAATGATGGCAAAACTGCAAAACCAAGACTGGAAAAAAATTGCAGATACTTTACGGTGTGTTGGTGCTCCAACAGATGCATCAGGAATTGGTCTTGAAAAAGATCTTCTAGTTGATGCACTAGTAGAAGCACAGCAGATGAGACCAGAGAGATACACTATATTAAAAAAAGTAAAAATGACTCCTGAAAAAGCATTAAATCTTGCAAAAGAGACTAGTGTTTTATAA
- a CDS encoding MBL fold metallo-hydrolase, translated as MQKKQSTRKGSEPVNIMATILQGIPKEAAVTKIEYEGPRIALYTNSPKFLLENNTIISKLVSIIKKRIVVRTDQSIRKTEDEARKLLIELVPKEAKLQATIFDSTTGEVSLEAKRPWILHKSNNKFSHASISEKIGWILRIRKATTNPSNTMQLINRNLKLSSVERGKYFKQIGEEIFRPKIAPRTEITLTTLGGFGQVGRSSMLLTTGESKILVDCGVNPGAKSPSESFPRLDWIGTTLDELDAIVIGHAHLDHTGFLPALCKYGYRGPIYCTEPTLPMMNLIQLDAIKVMSGQGRVPIYSDRDVKQIMKQAITLPYGTVTDISPDIKLVFANAGHIIGSSLCHFHIGNGEHNFVYSGDIKFGKSILFEAASWNFPRVETLLVESTYGAKEDIQPTREEVETSFIAAVNNTLADGAKVLIPIPAVGRAQEIMMVIDHYMKSGQMVEAPVFTEGMISEASAIHEAHPEYLARELRQKILETDDNPFDSEYFTNIDHPDGRDEALREGTPCIILATSGMLEGGPVLEYFKNIAPHKSNKILFVSYQVNGTLGRRVLEGAKQVSMLGKGGRVEAVSINCGIDKLDGFSGHSDYNQLMSFVQKLRPKLRRVFVNHGERRKSENLAASIRRMYRIPTHAPQIQETIKLF; from the coding sequence ATGCAAAAAAAACAATCAACTCGTAAAGGTTCAGAACCAGTAAACATCATGGCTACTATACTGCAAGGTATACCAAAAGAGGCTGCTGTTACAAAGATCGAATATGAAGGTCCTCGTATAGCACTGTATACAAACTCACCAAAGTTTTTGCTTGAAAACAATACGATAATTTCAAAATTGGTCAGCATCATAAAGAAGAGAATAGTAGTACGGACAGATCAATCCATACGCAAAACCGAAGATGAAGCTAGAAAATTGCTAATCGAACTTGTCCCAAAAGAAGCAAAATTACAGGCCACGATCTTTGATTCAACCACAGGTGAGGTATCTTTGGAGGCAAAACGTCCATGGATACTACATAAAAGTAATAACAAATTCAGCCATGCCTCTATCTCCGAAAAGATTGGTTGGATACTACGCATACGCAAAGCGACTACAAACCCTTCCAACACGATGCAGTTGATAAACAGAAATCTAAAACTTTCATCAGTAGAACGTGGCAAGTACTTTAAACAGATAGGCGAGGAGATCTTTCGTCCAAAGATTGCTCCGCGTACCGAGATTACATTGACCACTCTTGGTGGTTTTGGTCAAGTGGGGCGCTCTTCAATGTTGCTGACCACTGGAGAGAGCAAAATCCTTGTAGATTGTGGAGTAAACCCTGGAGCAAAATCTCCTTCTGAATCATTTCCAAGATTAGATTGGATAGGCACCACACTTGACGAGCTTGACGCAATAGTGATAGGACATGCCCATCTTGATCATACTGGATTCCTGCCAGCTTTGTGTAAATACGGATACCGTGGTCCAATATACTGCACAGAACCGACATTACCTATGATGAACCTAATACAGCTTGACGCAATAAAGGTAATGTCAGGACAAGGCCGAGTTCCAATCTATTCAGATCGTGACGTAAAACAGATAATGAAACAGGCAATTACTCTGCCATATGGAACCGTCACAGATATCTCTCCAGATATAAAACTCGTATTTGCAAATGCAGGACACATCATCGGCTCTTCACTGTGTCATTTTCACATAGGAAATGGAGAACACAATTTTGTATATTCAGGTGATATTAAATTCGGCAAAAGCATTCTCTTTGAAGCTGCAAGCTGGAATTTCCCCAGAGTAGAGACACTTCTTGTAGAGAGCACGTATGGTGCAAAAGAAGACATACAACCTACGCGTGAGGAGGTAGAAACCTCGTTTATCGCAGCAGTAAACAACACGCTAGCTGACGGTGCCAAAGTACTCATACCGATACCAGCTGTGGGTAGAGCACAGGAGATAATGATGGTAATTGACCATTATATGAAATCTGGACAGATGGTGGAAGCACCAGTCTTTACGGAAGGCATGATATCAGAGGCTTCTGCCATACATGAGGCACATCCAGAATATCTAGCTCGTGAACTACGCCAAAAAATACTTGAAACTGATGATAACCCTTTTGACTCTGAATACTTTACAAACATAGATCATCCAGATGGCCGCGATGAGGCCTTGCGCGAGGGAACTCCATGCATCATACTTGCAACTTCTGGAATGTTGGAGGGTGGACCAGTTTTAGAGTATTTTAAAAATATTGCACCACACAAGAGTAACAAAATACTCTTTGTCTCATATCAGGTAAACGGTACACTAGGCAGAAGAGTTTTGGAAGGCGCAAAACAAGTTTCAATGCTAGGTAAAGGGGGTAGAGTAGAAGCGGTCAGCATAAACTGTGGCATTGACAAGCTAGATGGATTTAGTGGACACAGTGATTATAACCAGCTCATGTCATTTGTGCAAAAACTCCGTCCAAAACTTCGTCGCGTATTTGTAAACCATGGAGAACGTCGTAAATCTGAAAATCTTGCAGCGTCAATACGACGTATGTATCGTATACCAACTCATGCTCCACAAATTCAAGAAACCATAAAGCTGTTTTAA